The Vigna radiata var. radiata cultivar VC1973A chromosome 6, Vradiata_ver6, whole genome shotgun sequence DNA segment ttATACTTCATTTCGGGTATAAAAATTAAGACGTCAACATGGatgataatagaaagcagttgGAATAATAAAATAGCAGATAAGGttctaagaaattaaaattaaagattacagTAATCCAGAATGTAGAGGAAATTTAAAAACGTGGAATACTAAAGTACTTCGAAATACAAGGACTGAAATTGTTCAGATGTATGGGAAAACTATGGAATTCCTAGAAAGACTAAGAAGCTGCTTCCTCACTCCCCTCCAGGACATTCTCCACTGAGGCCTCATTCACCTTATGTTATTGGTTCCCAGGAGAAAAAGTAGCTCGAGCCAAAGGCGACAGCGAGGCCCATCCCAGAAATGGGGCGGGGAAGGAGAAGTGGGCATGTGGGTCTCCTTTACTTGATTGATAGGAAAGTTACCCTTGGCTATCTTACGAAGAGCCTAACTCTATCATAAAAGATTGACACTAAGCGAAGAATGCAGACTGGACTAAACCAAGGAAGGGCACTTCTGGAAAGGTTCCTTTGATAGAAGATCGGTACTTGAAGTCAGAAAGAGGTAGAGATTAGATACTTATTGCAGCTGAAGGAAGCTAGCCACAAGGAAGGAGAACTCTTAGATCCGGATCCCAATCCACGACTCTATTATCACCCCTTTATGGTAACGTAGGAGACATCTCTCTTTTTCCCAGGGGGAATCCTTAGAATTACCACAGCTTAGCTTTCAATTCGCCTCTGACCATCAAATGAAATGTGAATAACCCGCCCTCCCCTGTTTGAAACAAAGGGTGCTTCCGGTTCTGTCGGTGCTTGAAACAATTTTGTCTTCTCCATATTACTATATCTCTAGagtcaataattttatatgacATCGCAAAAGTAAAAGCAggcaacaaacacaaacacaaacaagcaagggtgagctaattatataaacaaatacatATAACAGAAGATTAAGCATGTGATCATATAAGAGtgaattgaaaacaaaacagTTAGAAAACACAACCTAAGCATATtattttctagacttgactcgtccgaactttaaaatgagagtcggactatggcgagtcttgcacccgtggtgacttatgaaaataaacatgtaattcaGAACAAGAAATATGTGTCTtttcaagtttaaaaaaataaaatcttttagaaTTACTTACCCTCACATTACCTTCACGTCCACGTAAATTAAATCAACAAGATGTAccaaataaatattcttttacgtCCTGAGGCATGGCAGAGGAGGAAGATGCATCACATATTAACTCAAAAGTTTGCATTCTAGTGAAAGGAGAAGATGCATCCTCCAATACATCAGAAAACATAGACAAAACATACgaaaaaaagaattatgacATTAGACAACATTGTAATTACGTTATTGTAATACAATGagattttaaaggtttaaatgcTTTTTTCCATCCTAATGTTGAGAAATGAACTTCTGTTTAGtattcagttttaaaaatatagacaTTTGATGGGATATTATAAATTTGCATGGGTTTAGTTTGGGAGTTTAGTATGCACTCTAATTTGTTGTGTGATAAATACTGTCACAAAGTCCAACAGTCTCTAATATTTGCATGCATTTTGTTTGGCAGTTGCCTATGCAGTCCTTCCATTGGTTCTCTCTCAATCACTCAACCTAAGTGCTAATAAATACTCTCACAATATTCAAAGATCTTCCACTTTTTCTATGTATTCCAATTTCTTGTGTGTTAAATACTGTACAATAACATAACAAATTTGTCCATTATGTTTCtctgtttacattttttttatttccgtctgttggttttattttaaatattccatcaaattctttaatttatttacattgtttatctatttatctacattttttaatactcacttataatttattttgttatcttgtgatcatactaattaatttatttgatactaaatttaaatatgtgatCCTGTATGAATATTAGCCTAAGACATAACTTTTGAAcagaaaaacaaagtaaataaatttgataaaacatAATATGAGTATATTTCTGTAATTTCTGTATTTTCTGCATTCTCATAATGTGACTAAACTATGACTTGAATAAGACATCATCTCcatttatttaagtaaatttttataaattaatgtgtGTAACATTTTAAGTTATGGAATTATTTAAAGAATGGAGTTCATAAATTCATttggataatttattttaatgtaaaagtttataataaaagaaactcACAACAAGTTTTAGAAATTTTTCCTGTAAAAGAACATAGattataggtaaaataaaaaatatttatcatacaAGATAGAACTTGAATACATAACAGGGACTACCATtctattgataaagaaaaacacaaactcATTATAAAACATAGAGAAATAAAACATCTAATTCCGATTAACTTCAGGCAAAAAGACCTCTTCAACGATATTAGTTCTTCCATTTTGCTCCTGTAACAAAAATTAACACCATAATATTCAGTAAAATAAAGAAGCgtgtttttgtattaaaaagaaACTCTTTTAGTACAACTTACCTTGACATCCACGTAAATCAAATCAACAAGATacaccaaataaataattttttacatccTGAGGGACGGCCAAGTAGAAATATGAATTGTTTATTAACTCAAAAGTTTGCATTCTAGTGAAAGGAGAACATTTATCTTATAATTCATCAGAAAACATAGATAAAAcctacaaaaaagaaaatgaattatcACATCAGACAACATTGTAATTCCATTATTGTGCTACAATGATATTGTAAAGTataataatttgagaaaagtaaaatacTTACTTCAATTATTTCGGATGACAAAGATATAGATTTTGCGCTTTGCATGATTTCAAATAGCTCAATCAAAGTATATAAGGAATCAGTGACTTTAGCCAACCCACGtacatcaatatatattttctccacAAAGAGAAGATTAATCTCAGtggaaaaactaaataaataagaaccggtatatttaaaaaattgaagccTTGGAGTTTGAAGCTCAAAGATATAGTAATCGTTAAACCTATCAACCACTCTAAAACGTGATACATTTAAGTCTAGAAGGTGGGAGGCAGAGATTTTGATGGTATTGACATAGCCAAAACATATACAACTACCAAAATGTAGAGATTCCAAATTGATACAACCCTTAACTGGATCAAAAGCGTTTTCCGGTCCACAATAAAATCGACAACCGCGGAGGTATAGGTGTTTAAGAGAAGGGACATCGAAATTTCTGGTGTAATTGAATATGTTAGAAAGTTTGAGAGTAGTGAGAGATGTACATAAAGAAAGTTTAGGAAGGTTGCTAACACTACACTCAGCAAGAATTGTAAGTACCTGAATGGTATTGGTGATGGATGGTGTATCAACAACATGCTCAATGATGAAATCTACCACATCATCATTATAAAGGTTATAGTGATACATAACATTAAGATTGAAAACATTGGTGGAAGTATCTCTGTAAGACAAAAAGTTTCTTACAAAGTCCTCAAAAAATGCAGGATCATCAAATGAGTCAACGAAGGTAATAACGGGCAGGAAAGACCAGATATGCCTACAACGTTTGTTCAGAACAGATGTTTGAACTGCGGTTTTTGCATCCACAAAAGAAAGGATGTGTAGAATAATTTCCTCAGGTAACTCAGTTAACAtgtcttcttccttctccttaTCTTTTCCCTTATTTTGTTCCTCTTCTTTTGAAGAGTCTCTTCTGTAAAAATTGTCTCCTTTCATTTCTGTAAAGTTTTCTTCTATTCATATTCTTGGCCTtctcaaataattatatttataatattatttttcattttttttcaagaattactatcatttgttttattttaattttatttaaattcactttattatattttatcttctaattattattctttcagcAATGATATTAAGtgttatataaaaagtttttatcttaatttattagGATTCCGATATCCAAACAATATTGTAACGATTGAGTGTCTaatatttgcatgctttttgttttgtttggcaGTTTCCTATGCAGTCTTCCATTGGTTATCTCTCAATCATTCCATCTAATTGCTAACAAATACTCTCACAATATCCAAACATCTTCGTCTTTTTCTATGCACTCCAATTTCTTGAATGGTAAAGACTCGATCGTTTGATTTTGTGACAGTATTTATCACACAACAAATTAGAATGCATTCACAACGCCCAAACTAAACGCAtgcaaatttatattatcacaTTCTTCCTTATCTTTATTACTCTCACACACTCTTTTTCAccttcttattattttataatattaacttttcCTATTCACCATCTTCGTTACAATATTGTTTGGATATCGGAATCctaataaattaagataaatactttttttataacactTAATATCATtgataaaaatcacaaaacactTTATAGATTACTAGAATTAATGCACTTACTTTctattttctgatttttttaaaatgagattTCAAGATAAGAGTAGAGAACTTATaagtgtaataataataataataataataataataataattttaataataattataatattaacaatatgAAGTAGTAAAAGAAGATATCTTATAAGGGTATAATTAGTAATAATATAGTGACTAAAtttatccaaaattttaatttattataaaggtACAGGTACAGTCCTTATGCAAGCTAAAATTATCTATAGCTTGTAAATT contains these protein-coding regions:
- the LOC106763214 gene encoding F-box/LRR-repeat protein 25-like; translation: MKGDNFYRRDSSKEEEQNKGKDKEKEEDMLTELPEEIILHILSFVDAKTAVQTSVLNKRCRHIWSFLPVITFVDSFDDPAFFEDFVRNFLSYRDTSTNVFNLNVMYHYNLYNDDVVDFIIEHVVDTPSITNTIQEQNGRTNIVEEVFLPEVNRN